A part of Desulfobacter sp. genomic DNA contains:
- a CDS encoding dodecin domain-containing protein, with protein METSVYKIIEVVGFSETSWEDAAKAAVATVDKSIRDIRVAEVIQMDMRLEDNRIIGYRTKLKVSFKLE; from the coding sequence ATGGAAACAAGTGTTTACAAAATTATCGAAGTGGTGGGGTTTTCTGAAACATCATGGGAAGATGCCGCCAAGGCCGCTGTTGCCACCGTGGATAAATCCATCCGGGATATACGGGTGGCCGAGGTGATCCAGATGGACATGCGCCTGGAGGACAATAGGATCATCGGCTACCGTACAAAGCTGAAAGTTTCTTTTAAGCTTGAATGA
- a CDS encoding ParA family protein, which yields MTQIISIANQKGGVGKTTTAVNLAAALAKLGKKVLLVDCDSQANATTGLGVDKPSLPASLYHGLIGDADIEEILQPTMIKKLMLIPANVDLIGFEVEMMSAPRREARLKTLLEPLADRFDFIIIDCPPALSLLTLNAFAACHSVVIPLQSEFFALEGLGQLLDTIKRVKQSFNPGLKIKGILLTMFDKRTNLSQNVVDDARQYFQDLVFKTKIPRNVKLGEAPSYGLPIILYDKMSQGSKSYMAFARELLKR from the coding sequence ATGACTCAGATTATCAGTATTGCAAACCAGAAGGGCGGGGTCGGTAAAACAACCACAGCGGTGAATCTTGCCGCAGCCCTGGCCAAGCTGGGTAAAAAGGTTCTGCTTGTTGACTGTGATTCCCAGGCCAATGCCACAACCGGCCTCGGCGTTGACAAACCCTCCCTGCCCGCATCACTTTACCACGGATTAATCGGTGACGCAGATATCGAAGAGATTTTACAGCCCACCATGATTAAAAAACTCATGCTTATTCCCGCCAATGTGGATCTTATCGGATTTGAGGTGGAGATGATGTCTGCCCCCCGGCGGGAAGCCCGGCTGAAAACGCTTCTGGAACCTCTGGCCGACCGGTTCGATTTTATTATCATTGATTGCCCGCCGGCATTGAGTCTCTTAACCCTTAATGCCTTTGCCGCCTGCCATTCCGTGGTGATCCCCCTGCAAAGTGAATTCTTTGCCCTGGAAGGGCTGGGTCAGCTGCTGGATACCATTAAACGGGTGAAACAATCCTTTAACCCGGGGCTGAAGATCAAAGGCATCCTGCTGACCATGTTTGATAAGCGGACCAACCTCTCCCAGAACGTGGTGGATGACGCCAGGCAATATTTCCAGGATCTGGTTTTCAAAACCAAGATCCCCAGGAACGTGAAGCTGGGAGAAGCCCCCTCCTACGGTCTGCCCATAATCCTGTACGATAAAATGTCCCAGGGATCTAAGAGTTATATGGCTTTTGCAAGGGAACTGCTGAAACGATGA